CCTCGCCGGTGGCGGCGGCCCAGAGCTGGCACAGCCTGCGATGCACCGGCTCGAAGACGCCGGTGTAGATACGGTCGAGCGCATCCGTCGGCGTCGACAACTCGCGCAGCACGAACTGGACGATCTCGCCAGCCTCGGGGCGGGCGACCATGAAGCCGACCATGCGCTCCACCGCAGCATCGATCTGGGCTTCGGCCTCTGCGGGCGTGACCGCCTGCGGCAGGGCCAGTCCGGCATTGCCAAGCGCCTGGCTGGCGATCGCCTGGATGGTCGCTACAACATGGTCGGCGGCGGCCAGCCTCAGGCCTTCCTTGCCGCCGAAATGGTAGGCGATGGAGCCGATATTGGCGTTGGCGGCGGTGGCAATCTCACGAGTGGAGGTGCCGTCGAAGCCCTGGCGGCCGAACAGTTTCAGCGCAGCCATCACCAGCGCCATGCGGGTGGCGTCGGCTGCGGAGGCATTTTGTGGGGTCTGTGTCTTGTTCATGGCTAAAGATTTAATCAATCGATTGATTAAAGTCAAATGAAATCTTGCGCGGGCTGCCGGGCCGCGCTTTATTGGCGCCATGGCCAAGGAAGTCGAACGTAAGTTCCTGGTGAACGGACAGGAGTGGCGGAGCCTTGTCGAAGGCAGTATCCGCATCCGGCAGTTCTATCTCGCATCGAATACGGGCCGCTCGGTGCGGCTGCGCATCTCCGACGGCGAGGTTGCGACGCTGACGCTGAAGTTCGGCTCCAGGGGGCGTGTGCGCGACGAATTCGAGTACCAGGTACCCCTCGCCGAAGCCGAGGAGATGATGGTTTTCGCCATCGGCCGTGTCATCGAGAAGACACGCCACCATGTTAGCCATCGTGGCCGTCTCTATGAGATCGACGTTTTCGGCGGCGAACTGAGGGGGCTGATCATCGCTGAACTTGAGACGCCGGAGGATGTTCCGGCATCCGAACTGCCGGCTTGGATCGGCCGCGAGGTGACCGGCGATCCGCGCTACTACAACGCGTCGCTTGCCCATGGCGACGACGTTCCGGAGGCCGTTGCATGAGCTTTCGCATCGATCCGCGTCTGGCGCTTACCGGCGAGGTCCGCCGTATCGCCGGCGAAGAGATCGAGAAGATCGCCGCCCATCTCAACGCCGCCCGCGACAATCCCGACAAGGGGCTGCACAGAGCCCGCAGGCGACTCAAGGCGCTGCGCGCGCTGCTGCATCTCGTCTGGCCGGGCGACGAGGCCTTCTGCCGCACGGAGAACGACCGTTACCGCGCCATTTCGGCGTCGATTGCCGGCCCACGCCAGGCCACTGCACTGATCGAAACCATCGACCGGTTGGCCGAGGATTTCGCCGAGAACGCCGCCCATGCCGGCCTGGCCACGATCCGCACCATGCTGGTGCGCCATCGCGCCCAAGCCGCCCACACCGAAGCCGGGCTGGACGCATTGCTCGACACGGCAATCGCCGAATGCCAGGCAGGTTTTGCGGCACTGCAGACACTCAGCCTGCCCGACCTGCCGGAGAATGCCGCCGACGTTTTGGCAGACGGAGCGCTGGCGACGCTCAGGCGGGCGCGCAAGGCGCTGCAGCAATCGCGCGAGCGCGGCGCAGCCGATGATTTCCATGACCTGCGCAAGGCAGTGAAGCGGCATGCCGCGCATTTATCCCTGCTGCGGAAACTGTGGCCCTCGCCGGTCAAGCCGCGCCGCGAACGTGTCGAGGCGCTCGGCGAAAGCCTGGGTGAGTTGCATGACGTGTTCGTCATGCGCGCACTGATCGAGGCCGGCGAAGCACCGTTCGACGGTCCGGAGCCAAAACATCTGGTCAGGCTGCTCAAGCGCGCGGAAAAGGCGCTGCGCAAGCTGTGCCTCGCGGACGCCGCCGAACTGTTCGAGGACAAGCCGAAGCGTACGGTGCGGAGGCTGGCCAAGAAAGCCCGCGACGACCTCGGCGGAACCATGGCGGATACCGAAGCCGACTAGCTGTCAGTCCGGCATTTGCCCCGCTGGCATCGCCGGCCCGGCTCATGGTACGTCCTGTGCGTCATGACGCAAAAGACCGACACCCTGCTCGACCGTCTCGGCCGCTGGCTTGCATCCCGGCTGCAGGTCGAATCCTCTGGTTACGAGCCCTACACGCCGTCGGACCCCGACACGCTGCGCCGGACGCTGGAACCCGGCGACATCCTGCTGATCGAAGGCAACCAGCGCATTTCGGCCGTCATCAAGTATCTGACGCAGTCGACCTGGTCGCATTCGGCACTCTATATCGGCGACGCGCTGCCGGAGCCGACGGACGGATCGGAGCGACCGCGGTTGATCGAGGTCAATCTCGGCGAAGGCTGCGTGGCCGTGCCGCTGTCGAAATACCGCACCTACAACACCCGCATCTGCCGTGCCAACGGCCTCTCACCCGAGGATCGCGACCACGTCGTCAGGTTCATGGTGCAGAGACTCGGCCTGAAATACGACCTCAAGAACATCACCGACATGCTGCGCTACTTCGTTCCGCGGCCGCCGGTGCCGGTGCGCTGGCGTCGCCGCATGCTGGCCTTCGGTTCGGGCGACCCGACGCGGGCCATCTGCTCGACGATGATCGCGCAGGCCTATGGTGAGATCCGCTACCCGATCCTTCCCGAGATCACCCGCGCCCCCGGCCGCGCCTCGGCGCAGTCGACTTACATGCGCCAGGAGATCATGCACATCCGCCATCACTCGCTGTACACGCCGCGCGACTTCGACCTGTCGCCCTATTTCCGCATCGTCAAACCGACGCTGGAATACGGCTTCGACTACAGGCAAGTGACTTGGGGTGAGCAAGACAAGGCTGGCAACAAGGCGTGATTGCCCCGTCTGCTCACTCTTCCTGTTCGGAGAAGTCGTCGTCGAGACGCTTTTCCAGGTCGACGAGATCCTTGGGCAGCGGCAGGCCCTGCGCGCGCAGCTCGCTCAGCTTCTCGCGCAGCTGCTCCTGCAATTCGTGGGAATCCTCCGGCTGGTTGACCATTTCCTGGAGGAGGACCGCTATCTGGGCCTTGATCTGTTCGAGCGCCATGGTCTGATCCTCCGTGGTTTCAGCTCACCTCAGCATGCGCGAAATCAGTTGCGCCGTATAGTCGACCATCGGCACGATACGGGCATAGTTGAGCCGGGTCGGGCCGATGACGCCGAGCGCACCGACGACGCGCGCGTCTTTGTCGCGATAAGGCGCGACGACGAGCGACGAACCGGACAGCGAAAACAGCCGGTTCTCCGAGCCGATGAAGATGCGCACGCCCGAGCCTTCCTCAGCGAGGTCGAGCAACTGGATCAGCCCGTCCTGGGTTTCCATGTCCTCGAACAGGTGCTTGAGCAGCTCGATGTCGGCCTGGGCGGTGACGTTTTCGAGCAAATTGGCGCGGCCGCGCACGATGAGGCGCGCCGGCAGGCCGCTCTCGGCGCCGGCCCACACGGCGAGCCCCTTTTCGACGAGATCCTGCGACAGCGTGTCTAGCGCTGCCTTGGTCTCGTCCTTGATACGGGCGATCTCGAGCCGGGCTTCGGCCAGCGTGCGGCCACGGATATGGGCGTTGAGGAAGTTGGAAGCCTCGTGCAATTGCGAGACGGTGACACCGAGCGGCAGCTCGACCACGCGGTTTTCGACGTCGCCATTCTGCGACACCAGCACGGCAAGCGCCTTTGTCGGTTCGAGCTGGATGAACTCGATGTGCTTGAGCGCGACCTCGTTCTTGGCTGCGAGCACGAGGCCGGCGCCGCGCGACATGCCCGACAGCATCTGGCTCGCCTCGGTCAGCATGTGCTCGAGCGTGGCGCCCTCGCCCGAAGCCTTGACCTGGGCCTCGATGACGCGGCGCTCGTCGTCGGACAGATCGCCCAATTCCATGAAGGCATCAACGAAGAAGCGCAGCCCCTTCTGCGTCGGCAGGCGGCCGGCTGAGATGTGCGGCGCATAGACGAGACCGAGATGTTCGAGGTCGCTCATGACGTTGCGCACCGTGGCCGGCGACAGCGATGACGGCAGCATGCGCGACAGATTGCGCGAGCCAACGGGCTCGCCATCCCTGAGATAGGAATCGACGATGCGTCGGAAAATGTCACGCGACCGCATGTCGAGCGATTGCAGCGTGGGATCGGGTACCGCTTTGGTCATCTGCTTCATGGTCTCCGTCCAAAATGATATAGACCGCATGGCCGCGAACACAACAGCTCCAGCGGCGGAACCGGTTTTCCTTTGCGCTGGTCCTGCCATGGAGCTACAAGCCGGCAACAATTTCCGATTTCGCCATAGAAAGTAGCCGTATGCGCCCCTCCAAACGCCAGTTCGACGAAATGCGCGCCATCTCCTTCGAGCGCAACATCTCCAAGCACGCCGAAGGTTCGTGCCTGGTCAAGTTCGGCGACACCCATGTCTTGTGCGCGGCGAGCCTGGAAGAAAAGGTGCCGGGCTGGATGCGCAACACCGGCAAGGGCTGGGTGACGGCTGAATATGGCATGCTGCCGCGCTCGACCGGCGAACGCATGCGCCGCGAGGCTTCTTCCGGCAAGCAGGGCGGCCGCACGCTGGAAATCCAGCGCCTGATCGGCCGCAGCCTGCGCGCCGTCGTCGACATGGGCGCGCTCGGCGAGCGCCAGATCACCGTCGACTGCGACGTGATCCAGGCCGATGGCGGCACCCGCACGGCCTCGATCACCGGTGCCTGGATCGCGCTCTATGACTGCCTGCGCTGGATGGAAGCGCGCCAGATGGTCAGCGTCGACAAGGTGCTGAAGGACCATGTCGCGGCGATTTCCTGCGGCATCCATGACGGCCAGCCGGTCATCGACCTCGACTATCTCGAGGATTCCTCGGCCGGTACCGACGCCAATTTCGTCATGACCGGCAAGGGCGGGATCGTCGAGATCCAGGGCACCGCCGAAGGCACGCCGTTCTCGGAAGAAGAGTTCCTGCAGTTGATGGGCCTCGCCCGCAAGGGCATTGCGCGTCTGGTCGACCTGCAGAAGATGGCGGTGGGCTGAGGCACTCGCCATGCGGCCCTCGGCGATCCTCGAATCTGCGCTCTACGTCACCGACCTCGATGCCGCGGAAGTGTTCTACGGCGAGGTGATGGGGCTGGAACGGATCGCCAAGGTGCCGGGGCGGCATGTGTTCTTCCGCTGCGGCCAGGGCGTGCTGCTGTTGTTCAACGCGGAAGCGACCAGACAGCCACCGAGGCCCGATGCCACGCTGCCGGTGCCGCCGCATGGCACATGCGGCCAGGGGCATCTGTGCTTTGCCGCGACTGCCGAGGAAGTCGAACTTTGGAAGACGCGGCTCGAAGGCAAAGGCATTGCCATCGAAGCCGATTTCGAATGGCCCTCCCCCGAGAAGGACATGAGGGGCGGCCGTTCCATCTATTTCCGCGATCCGTCGGGCAATTCGCTTGAGATCGCCGAGCCGAAACTATGGGGCCTTTGATGCGCAAGCTTGCCGACAATGAAATTGTGATCGCCAGCCACAATGCCGGCAAGCTGCGCGAATTCGCCGAGCTGATGGCGCCGTTCGGCATCGGCGCCAAGTCTGCCAAGGAATATGGCCTGCCCGAACCCGACGAGACCGGCACCACCTTCGAGGAAAATGCCTACATCAAGGCGCTGGCCGCAGCGACCGCGACCGGCCTGCCGGCGATGTCGGACGATTCGGGCCTTGTGGTCGACGCGCTCGACGGCGCGCCCGGCGTCTACACCGCAAACTGGGCAGAAAAGCCGGACGGCACGCGCGACTTCGCCATGGCGATGCAGCGCACCGAGGACGCCCTGCAGGAGCGCGGCGCCAAGGCCGCCGAGCAGCGCACCGGCCGCTTCGTCGCCGTCATCTGCCTGGCCTGGCCCGATGGGCACGCCGAATATTTCCGCGGGGAGGCCGAAGGCAATCTCGTCTGGCCGCCGCGCGGCGAAAAGGGTTTCGGCTACGACCCGGTGTTCCTGCCCGAAGGCTTCGACAAGACGTTCGGCGAGATGAGCGCCGAGGAAAAGCATGGCTGGAAGCCAGGCCAGGCCGACGCGCTGTCGCACCGGGCCCGCGCCTTCCAGAAATTCGCCCGCGCCATGCTCGGTTCGGCCTGATGGCGTTTGCGTCGCTCAGCCGCGACCCCGGCTTCGGCGTTTATGTGCACTGGCCGTTCTGCGCGGCCAAATGCCCTTACTGCGACTTCAACAGCCATGTCCGCCACCAGCCGGTGGACCAGGAACGCTTTGCCCGCGCCTTTGCCACCGAACTCGCAAGCATGCGCGCCCGCACCGGGCCGCGCGAGGTGACGAGCGTGTTCCTCGGCGGCGGTACGCCCTCGCTGATGCGGCCGGAGACGGTGGGCGCCGTACTGGAAGCCATCGCCGCCAACTGGACGATCGCTGATAACGCCGAGATCACGCTCGAGGCGAACCCATCGTCGGTGGAAGCAGAGCGCTTCCGCGGCTATCGCTCGGCCGGCGTCAATCGCGTGTCACTGGGGGTGCAGGCGCTGAACGACGGGGATTTGCGCTTCCTCGGGCGGCTGCACAATGTCGAGGAGGCGCTGCATGCCATCGGCCTGGCGCGCGAGATCTTTCCGCGGCTGTCCTTCGACCTGATCTATGCCCGGCCGGGCCAGAAGCCTGAGGATTGGGCGGCGGAGCTTAAGCAGGCGATCGGCTATGCCGTCGACCATCTGTCGCTGTACCAGCTGACGATCGAGGAAGGCACGCGCTTCTTCCAGCTCTACAATGCCGGCAAATTCGAGATCCCGGACGGCGAACATGCCGCCGAGCTGTATTCAATCACGCAGGAGGTGACGGCGGCGCATGGCCTGCCGGCCTACGAGATTTCCAACCACGCCAAACCAGGCGCCGAGAGCCGGCACAACCTGACCTACTGGCGCTACGGCGAATATGTCGGCGTCGGCCCCGGCGCGCATGGGCGCTTCCTGGAGGACGGAACGCGCATCGTCACCATCGCCGAGAAGCTGCCGGAGCGCTGGGTCGAACTGGTCGAGCAGCAGGGCCACGGCGTCGTTGGCGGCGAGACGCTGAACCGCTCCGAGGAAGCGGACGAATTCCTGCTGATGGGCCTCAGGCTTGTCGAGGGCATCGATCTCGCCCGCTACGAGCAGCTTTCCGGCAAGTCCTTGTCTTCGGCGCGGCTGTCGATCCTGCAGGGCGAAGGGCTGGTGGCACCGATCGGCAATTCGCGCCTGCGCGCGACGCCGGAGGGCATGATCGTGCTCGATGCCGTCGTCGCTGATCTGGCGCGGTAGCGGAGGCTGCGGTGAAGAACGTGCTCTTCGTCTGCAGTCAGAACAAGTTGCGCAGCCCGACCGCCGAGCAGGTGTTTGCCACCCGCCGCGACATCGAGGTCGATTCCGCTGGTACCAATCATGACGCCGAGAACCCGCTGACGCCGGAACTTGTCGCCTGGGCCGACTTCATCTTCGTGATGGAAAAGACCCACCGCACCAAGCTGCAGAAGAAGTTCGCCAAGGCGCTCAAGGCGCGCGTCGTCTGCCTCGACATTCCCGACGACTACGCCTTCATGGACCCGGCGCTGGTCGCGCTGCTGGAAGAGCGGGTGCCGAAGCACCTGCGCTGAGCCCGATCAGGCCTTCCGCTTCAGCGAAAACACGTTGAGCCCCTCGACGTCTTCCTCGATGCGCTGCCAGCCGAGCCGCTCGTAGAAGGCGGAGACGGCGGGTTTGGCACAGAGATAGGCAGTGTCGAAACCCTGCAGGAACGCTGCTTCCGCCCCGGCCTGGACAAGTGCTGCGCCGATGCCGGATTTCCTGGCGGCTTCATCGACCCAGACGGCGGCCACCCATGGCGAATATTGCGGCCGCGCTTCCAGATCGCTTTCGATCAGATGGGCGGTGCCGAGGAAGGTGTCGCGGTCATGGGCGACGAGCGCCTGCGGCAGGCCGGTCGAAGCAAAATTCTCGTCGACAAGTCCCCGGATGAAGGCAAGTTCATGGCCGTCCTGGCGCCACCAGGCATTCCAGATGCGGACGGCAACGTCGCCAGCAAATTCCGGCCTGTCGCGAAGATCGGAGATCGAATAGGTCTTGTGCGTCGCCATGGTGTCAGCCTGATTTCGAAGACTTCAAGCGCCGGGTACAGCATGCGCAAGCAACTATCCAGCAGCCAAGAGATCAGAACAAAGGAGCCAACATGAACACCGCAGTCGCATCCTGGCAGCTCTGGGCGGTGCTTTCGGCCATCTTTGCGGCACTGACGGCGATCTTTGCCAAGGTCGGCATCGAGAACATCAACTCGGATTTCGCCACGCTGATCGGGTGGTGATCCTGCTAGTGCTGGCTGGAATCGCGGCCGCCACCGGGCAAGCGCAGGCGCTGGATTCGATTTCGGGGAAGACTTATGCCTTCCTGATCCTATCGGGGCTGGCCACGGGGGCGTCCTGGCTTTGTTACTTCCGCGCGTTGAAGCTCGGAAATGCGGCGCAGGTGGCGCCGATCGACAAGCTAAGCGTCGTTCTTGTCGCGGTGTTTGGCGTCATTTTCCTTGGCGAGAGACTTGGCACGGCGAATTGGCTCGGCATCGCGCTGATCGCGGCGGGGGCGGTGCTGGTCGCCACCAAGGCGTGAGGGTGGTGCCGCCTTGGTGGCAGCGTCGAGGCGGGAGATGAAGGCGTCGAAGCGATAGGGCATGGCCGGTACGATTGCCTCTGTTCACGAATCGCTATGTTCCGATCCGCGGCGGCGATTTGCTTCCCGCACTATGGCAAAGCCATGGCAGAATCGATCACATCCTTTTGCAAGCGGGGCCCGGCCATGCCAATGAGAGGGTGAAAGCGAGGCGGCGTGCAGAACAACGAAAACAAGCGGGTCTATGTCATCGGCCAGACCGAGATCGCGGCGAGGCCGCTGACGCCGGCGCTCTATCTGGTGGCGACTCCGATCGGCAATCTAGGCGACATCACGCTGCGCGCGCTTGAGACGCTGGCCGGCGCAGATCATGTCGCCTGCGAGGACACGCGGGTCACCCGCGTCTTGCTCGACCGCTATGGCATTCGCCAGCGGCCGACCGCCTATCACGAGCACAATGCCAGCGAGGCCGGGCCACGGCTGATCGAGGCGCTGGAGAACGGACGCAGCGTGGCGCTGGTATCGGACGCCGGCACGCCTTTAGTCTCCGATCCGGGTTTTCGCCTTGTCGGGCAAGCGCAGGAGCGCGGCATCCGCGTCGTGCCGATCCCCGGCGCTTCGGCGGTGCTGGCCGCGCTGACCGCCTCGGGGCTGCCCTCGGACGCCTTCTTTTTCGCCGGCTTCCTGCCGGTCAAGGACGGGCAGAAGCGGACACGGCTCGAAGAGGTCAGGGCCGTGCCCGGCACGCTGATCTTTTTCGAATCGCCGCGCCGGCTGGCCGATACGCTCGAAGCGATGGCCGAGGTGCTCGGCGCCAGGCAGGCGGCGATCGGGCGTGAACTGACCAAGGCCTTCGAGGAAATCCGCACCGGCACGCTGGCAGAACTCTCGGCGCACTATGCCGAGGCCGATACGCCGAAGGGCGAGATCGTCATCTCAGTCGCGCCGCCCGAGGAGCGGACCGAATCTGCCGACGACGTCGACAAGCTTTTGCTGTCGCTAGCCAAGGAAATGCCGGCGTCGAAGGCGGCGGCGGAAGCCGCACGCATGACCGGCCAGCCGAAGCCTGCGCTCTATCGCCGGTTGCTGGAGCTCAGGGAAGGATCCGGTGACTGAGCGGCTCGCCCGGCAGAAGGCACATAGCCGCGGCCACCGCGGCGAATGGCTGGCCGCGCTCGCGCTGATGCTCAAGGGCTACCGGATCGTCGCCCGGCGCTACAAGACCAAGCTTGGCGAGATCGACCTGATCGCCCGGCGCGGCGACTTGGTGCTGATCGTCGAGGTAAAGGCGCGGAAAACGCTGATCGAGGCGATGGACGCCGTCGCCTACGGTTCCGAACGCCGCATCGAGGGCGCCGCCGATCTGTGGCTGGCGCGGCAGCCCGACTACGGCAAGCTGTCGGTACGTTTCGACATGGTGGCGGTGCTGCCACGGCGCTGGCCGGTGCATGTCGAGAATGCCTTCCACGGCAGGAACTGAGCATCGTACGATCCGTTAGGCCTTTACGCCTGCGGACAATGCCCTTAACAGGCCTCGCAAAGCCTGCGATGCGGGCGATCGAGGTTCGCGCCGAGGGCGCCCGAGTTACTGGAGATGGCAATGTCCCTGCCCGACCGCCTGAGCAACGACCCGCGCAGCCCCTTTTTCAACGCCGAGGCGCTGCAGGCGGGCGTCGGCATCCTGTTCAACGGCAAAGAACGCCAGGACGTCAGCGAGTATTGCGTCAGCGAAGGCTGGGTCCGCGTGCCGGCGGGCAAGTCGAAGGATCGCTACGGCGAGCCGATCACCATCAAGCTCAAGGGCACCGTCGAGGCTTTTCCGAAGCCTTGAGGCAACTGCGCGGCGAAGGCCGCCGGCAAGCACCCACTCCGGTTCGCTGCGCGAACCACCTCTCCCCCTCGACAGGCGGGACAGACGCGCTGCCCTGCGACCAGCGGTGCATTGGCGCGAAAGCTCTCGACCTGGCGGGTGGGGTCAGGTCAGCCGGTGATGTTGAAGCCAGCCGCTGCCGGATCGGCGGGCTCGGGCACGACACTTCCGACGTGAGCGCCGGGTGGCCCCTGCCAACATGCCTCGAGCATCGAGGCGACTGCTTCTTCCGGACCTGAAATCAGCGCGGTGACGGATCCGTCACGCTCGTTGCGAACCCAGCCATTCAGGCCGAGACGCCTAGCCTCGCGCTGTGCCCAGGCGCGGAAGCTGACGCCCTGGACGCGGCCGGTGATGTGGACGAGCACGGCACGATCGTTCATCTTGGCCTCCAAGCGGTAGCCAGTCCCCTTTTGGGGGATGTCTGGGGCGGGGATCCCAACGCACCGCGTCTCGCTACGACTGCCCCCACCCTTTGTACCTCCCCGCAAGGGGAGGAAGGGCTTTAGCAAGCATTACGCCTACCCATTCTTCGACAAGCTCAGATGCCTAGCGCCGCGTCACCCGCATCGGCAGGCCGCCCTGGGGCTGGGTTGTCAGTTTCTGGACCGGCCATGGCTTGGTTTCGGCGACGGTGTCGAAGCGGAAGCGCGAGAGCAGGATGGCAAGGGCGATGATGGCTTCCTGCATGGCAAAGCTCATGCCGATGCAGACGCGCGGGCCGGCACCGAAGGGCAGGTACTGGTAGCGGTCGATCTTGTCCCTGTTTTCGGGATGAAAGCGCTCTGGCAAAAACGCATTGGGCCGGTCCCACAGCTTGTGGTGGCGGTGCACGGTCCAGGGCATGACCAGCACCTGCGCCTTGCGCGGAATCTTGAAGCCCTTGTACTCGTCCTCCGCGATCGGTTCGCGGTTGATCGAGGGGGCTGGCGGGTAGAGCCTCAGCGCCTCTTCGAAGGCAGCGCGGGTGAGCGGCATGCCATCGAGCCATTTCACCGGGTCGGGCTCGCGGGCCAGCACCTCGTCGATTTCCTGCTCGACGCGGTCGCGCTCCCAGGTCGCTTCGGCGAGGCAGTAGATGGTCCAGCCGAGCGCACGCGCCGTGGTCTCATGCCCGGCGCCGATGAAGGTGATGATGTTGTCCTCGATCTCCTGGCGCGACAGGCCATCGGGGCCTTCGGCACGCAGCAGAAGCGTCAGGAAATCCTCGGGAGCGCCGTCGGGATTGCGGGCCAGCT
The nucleotide sequence above comes from Aminobacter aminovorans. Encoded proteins:
- a CDS encoding cytochrome P450, which encodes MDTRPEPFVPPAPTPRTTPPSTLEMMRIVYRNPLELWGEPSYNEPWISVNGVGGPLVIANDPGLIRHVLVDNARNYKMATVRQMILRPILRDGLLTAEGDVWKRSRKAMAPVFTPRHIFGFAQPMLARTLDFVQRYDDVTGTVDVAQDMTMLTYEILAETLFSGEIAGEAGSFAHEIDRLFETMGRVDPLDLLRAPEWLPRLTRIRGRKTMAYFRKIVTDTVAMRSAKLARNPDGAPEDFLTLLLRAEGPDGLSRQEIEDNIITFIGAGHETTARALGWTIYCLAEATWERDRVEQEIDEVLAREPDPVKWLDGMPLTRAAFEEALRLYPPAPSINREPIAEDEYKGFKIPRKAQVLVMPWTVHRHHKLWDRPNAFLPERFHPENRDKIDRYQYLPFGAGPRVCIGMSFAMQEAIIALAILLSRFRFDTVAETKPWPVQKLTTQPQGGLPMRVTRR